The Salvia miltiorrhiza cultivar Shanhuang (shh) chromosome 2, IMPLAD_Smil_shh, whole genome shotgun sequence DNA window ATTCATACCGGGAAACCCCATGGGTACTTGACCCGCTGAAACCGGGTACGACTGCAAAAACTGCGCCCGGATCGGAACCTGTTGTGGGACCGACGCATTCGCCGCTTGTACATGACTGCCCGGCATGTAATACATGGCGGGCATGGGCTGCACCTGCGGGTTCGGGTAGTGCCAAACGGGCCCGCCCGAGTACCCGGTTGGTTGGGGGCCCATTTTCTCGTGCACCACTTCGCTCTCCTTATGCTCGGCAGCCTGGACCGGGTTGATGGGTCGGGTTTTAACGGGTGGAAGATCCGGAATCATCTGCAGGTTAGGTGGGGCCAGGGACGAGGATGTGGAGCAGAAGGGCGATGAAACGACCGGGGCGGGCGAACCCGGGTCCGACATTGAGACGTTGTCGTTGAGGAGGTTTTTGTTCCTGATTTTGGTGGTGTCTTTCAAGGCATCATCCGAATTATCCAACCCGAATAAGTAATCCGGAACTTCGGAGACGATCGACGACACCTCGGAGCGGCCGCGCTCGAGAACGGAGCCAGCGGCCGGTCCGCCGTTGAGAACGTCGACGAACCAGTTCTCGCGCTTAGCCGAGCCGTCGAGGAGCGAGTTGATGCTAGAGGCTCTGGAGTCGTTGATGCTGTCGTCGATCGGGAATAGGAAGAGGCGGAGGCGAGCCGACTTCTGGCTCTGGCTGAGCCGATCGTACTCCTCCATCATGTTCTCCACGTCTTCGTCGGCCGTGACGGTTATCAGCGCGTCGAGGTCCTCATTGGGGAGCTGGTACTTTATGCTTATGTTGGTTGTACCTATCGGAAAGCGTTGCAATTGAAGATTCCAAAATCAAAATCGTAAATTTGGCGGTGTGAATTGTTTACCTGAAAACTTGGAGAGCTTGGAGAGGAGAGCGGCGAAGGTGGTGTGGCGGTGGACGGCGACGATGCGGGTATCGCCGCCGAAGTAGCGGAGCTGGTTGTCGTGGGGGCGGGGGAGGATTTTGCCGCCGAAGCTGCACATGAAGCGGACGCGCGGCTGAAGGGCGTCATCGTGGAGGTCGGAGCGCGGGGTGGAGGCGAGGGAATCGGCGGGGTTAGAATCGAGATCGgccatgagagagagagagtcggaAGTAATAATTGGGAAGAATGTCTGTTGTGCTGTGGAAATGGTGGGGGAATCTTAATTCCTAAAGCGGAGGTGGGTGTCATCTTATTAAACCCACCATTTTTTTGTCTTTCACACACAAGAGTAGACTACTCCGTCAGGACTCACCCACCCCTGCACGGCTGCACCCCACAGATTCAGATTTTTAACTTCCCCTTA harbors:
- the LOC131012383 gene encoding protein PAL OF QUIRKY, with protein sequence MADLDSNPADSLASTPRSDLHDDALQPRVRFMCSFGGKILPRPHDNQLRYFGGDTRIVAVHRHTTFAALLSKLSKFSGTTNISIKYQLPNEDLDALITVTADEDVENMMEEYDRLSQSQKSARLRLFLFPIDDSINDSRASSINSLLDGSAKRENWFVDVLNGGPAAGSVLERGRSEVSSIVSEVPDYLFGLDNSDDALKDTTKIRNKNLLNDNVSMSDPGSPAPVVSSPFCSTSSSLAPPNLQMIPDLPPVKTRPINPVQAAEHKESEVVHEKMGPQPTGYSGGPVWHYPNPQVQPMPAMYYMPGSHVQAANASVPQQVPIRAQFLQSYPVSAGQVPMGFPGMNHVYGAGVRPYEMPARFITDTSGQPVYYGARNVAVVPGSYPGMGVPGGEEAQGSGSDMMAGRISQGS